The following DNA comes from Nitrospinota bacterium.
ATGGTCATCGCTTCAGAGAACCGTTTGGCTTCATCGTAAACCCCCCGCGGACCGACAGGGTTGACGTTTCCCCAATAATTTTCCTTTTGCGGATGGATCAGGGGATCACCATACACTTCCGATGTGGAAGCGATGAGGTAGACGGCCCGTTTGGCTTCGGCCAACCCCAAGGTATTGTGAGTTCCGAGCGAACCCACTTTGAGCGTCGGAATGGGGTGTATCAGATAATCTATGGGGCTGGCTGGCGATGCAAAATTGAGAACAAAATCCAGCGGACCATCGATCTTGATGTGCTGAGTCACATTGTGTTTGATAAAAGTGAATTTGTCATTTTTGATGTGGGCGATGTTTTGCAAAGATCCGGTGATCAGGTTATCCATACAGATCACTTCATGGCCCTTGTTCAACAGAAAATCACAAAAATGTGATCCCAGAAAACCAGCTCCTCCTGCAATCAAAGTTCTAGGCATTGGTTCCTCATTTAATTTGTGTTGGGTATACAGGGGGGCAAACTGGTTTCAAACTTTTCCCCTTTGATAATTTTATTTCCGGCCAGGAAACTTTTAGCGGACATCCTCTTTTTTCCTTCCGGTTGCAGCTCGGTGATGATGAGCCGTCCCTTGCCGGTTCCAACCTCAATCCCGTGGTCGGTGATGCGAGCCACTTCACCGGGACGATCCGCAGGCTCTCCCGCTGTGGTTTCGACGGCGCACAGGCGGAGCCGTTTGGAATTAAAATACGTGAATGCTCCTGGCCAGGGTTCCAGCCCCCGGACCTGATTGCGCAGACTCACGGCATCCTTTTCCCAATGAATCAGTCCGTCTTCTTTTTTAAGTTTGGGGGCGAGTGAGGCCTGACTGGAATCCTGGACGATAGGGGTCAAGGAATTATTTTCGGCTCGCCTGAGAGTTTCGAGAACAAGCGCCGCGCCGGCTGCGGCCAGTTTGTCGTGCAGGGTTTGGGCGTTGTCCGCATCCGCGATCGGGATTTTTGCGATAATAAGGATGTCGCCGGTGTCCATGCCTGCATCCATCTTCATGGTGGTGACGCCACTTTCTTTCTCGCCGTTGATGATGGCCCAGTTGATGGGGGCCGCTCCACGGTATTTGGGAAGCAAAGACGAGTGTAGATTCATGCAAAACAAGCGGGGAATTTCGAGAACTTGCATTCGCAAGATCTGACCGTAAGCCACAACGACGATCACATCGGGCTGTAAATCGCTGAGGGTTGCGACGAATTCGGCGGCGCTGGCTTTTTCAGGCTGGAGAACGTCGATGCCGGATTGTAGGGCAAAGGTTTTTACCGGCGAGGCCGTCAGCTCCTGGCCTCGGCCTTTGGGGCGATCGGGCTGAGTGACGACCGCGAGAATTTGATGCTCGGAGGCGACCAGAACTTTTAGCGTAGCAAGAGCGAATTTAGGGGTTCCCATAAAGACGATTTTCATGCTTTCAGCTCTTTCTGCTTCTTTTTAAATTTTCGTTTGAGCGAATCCCGTTTGAACTTTCCCAGATTGTCCCAGAACAAGGACCCGTTGAGATGGTCCATTTCGTGTTGAAAGGCGCGCGCTATAAACCCTTCCGCCTCATAGCGGACTTCGTTGCCGTTGAGGTCGATGCCTTTGAGTTCTACCTTCAGGGCTCTTTTGACCTCGGCATACACTTCGGGGATGCTCAGACAGCCTTCCTCGCTGATTTCTTCACCTTCCATCGCCGTGATGACCGGGTTGATCACGGTGATCAGGTCGTGCTCTCCCTTTTCGATGCCCATGTCCACCACGAACAGGTTGTAGGGAAGACCCACCTGATTGGCTGCCAGACCGGCTCCACGGGCGTCCAAAGTAGTTTCAAACATATTCTTAGACAAAGTCACAATGGAATCGTCAATATTTTCAATGGGTTCCCCTTTTTTTCGCAAAACGGGGTCCAGCCAGTTTTTGATGGTTAAAATGGGCACAGGCAGTCTCTTTTTACAAAACAAAGTGGTAACTGGTTCATTTTTTTAATTATATATGAAGTTTAAACCATCGGTCAAAATTTGTCATGGCAAACCCGCTACGGGAGAGGGAACTCGGGGTTGACGCTTGTGATATCCCTTTCCGTTGCTTTCATGCCCCTGTAATATCCCCTTCCATCCCCCAGGCCGGTCAGGAAGTGTATTCGGCGTTGATGCGGACATAATCATAAGACAAATCGCAGGTGTAGACCTCTGCGGACTCGTTGCCGTTGTTAAGGTCGATAGCAATGAGGATCGTTTTTTTTTGCATTTTTTTACGCAACGATTCCATGGAGGCTTCTTTGGTGGGGGTGTCGTTTTCGAACAGAGTGGCCCCGTTCAAGCGGATCACGATGCGGTCCGGTTGAATGGGAACGCCGGCGTAGCCGATGGCGCAAATAATACGTCCCCAATTGGGGTCTTCCCCGAAAAGTGCGGTTTTAACCAATGAAGAGGTGGCGACCGAGGAAGCTATTTTTTTTGCGTGATTTTTGGTTTTTGCGCCGCTGACGCGAACGGTCACAAATTTGGTGGCTCCCTCGCCGTC
Coding sequences within:
- a CDS encoding SDR family oxidoreductase, whose amino-acid sequence is MPRTLIAGGAGFLGSHFCDFLLNKGHEVICMDNLITGSLQNIAHIKNDKFTFIKHNVTQHIKIDGPLDFVLNFASPASPIDYLIHPIPTLKVGSLGTHNTLGLAEAKRAVYLIASTSEVYGDPLIHPQKENYWGNVNPVGPRGVYDEAKRFSEAMTMAYHRAHGLDTKIVRIFNTYGPRMRLQDGRAIPNFIYQALKGEDITVYGDGSQTRSFCYVSDLIEGIYRLVMSDMNDPVNIGNPREMTIKEMAEKILQATQSKSKILYTSLPVDDPKVRQPDITLAKKILNWEPQVGLDDGLSTTLEYFKAKVKSS
- the fmt gene encoding methionyl-tRNA formyltransferase produces the protein MKIVFMGTPKFALATLKVLVASEHQILAVVTQPDRPKGRGQELTASPVKTFALQSGIDVLQPEKASAAEFVATLSDLQPDVIVVVAYGQILRMQVLEIPRLFCMNLHSSLLPKYRGAAPINWAIINGEKESGVTTMKMDAGMDTGDILIIAKIPIADADNAQTLHDKLAAAGAALVLETLRRAENNSLTPIVQDSSQASLAPKLKKEDGLIHWEKDAVSLRNQVRGLEPWPGAFTYFNSKRLRLCAVETTAGEPADRPGEVARITDHGIEVGTGKGRLIITELQPEGKKRMSAKSFLAGNKIIKGEKFETSLPPCIPNTN
- the def gene encoding peptide deformylase, producing the protein MPILTIKNWLDPVLRKKGEPIENIDDSIVTLSKNMFETTLDARGAGLAANQVGLPYNLFVVDMGIEKGEHDLITVINPVITAMEGEEISEEGCLSIPEVYAEVKRALKVELKGIDLNGNEVRYEAEGFIARAFQHEMDHLNGSLFWDNLGKFKRDSLKRKFKKKQKELKA